Proteins encoded within one genomic window of Anastrepha ludens isolate Willacy chromosome 4, idAnaLude1.1, whole genome shotgun sequence:
- the LOC128859715 gene encoding uncharacterized protein LOC128859715, which translates to MTSLKKKEVLQIMLGNNDMNITVDSILTKIAINKSDVGCKGLERLKNALNSLKSKRNAKYQHCSRKIAVFESQNSEWLDSEFTIPDLDLTAKISKTEILKRNTEILHRSILQKNLLDRKDEKCLNHELLQRFKVILISLSCHLPLDSSRFEEFCTSTAKLYVSLYSWYPMSQTVHKILIHSGEIIKNSILPVDMLGEEASEARNKDYKKFRLQHSRKHSRMANLEDLFCRAIDTSDPLLSSLRLKERLQQKVQLSLPKEVQLLLKEVEVDSNQSGSTNYVQMT; encoded by the exons ATGACTTCATTGAAGAAAAAAGAGGTTCTTCAAATTATGTTAGGTAATAATGACATGAATATAACCGTTGAttcaattttaactaaaattgctATCAATAAATCAGATGTAGGTTGTAAAGGATTGGAACGcttgaaaaatgctttaaatagtttaaagtcaaaaagaaatgcaaaatatcAGCATTGCAGTAGGAAAATAGCTGTATTTGAGTCACAAAATTCAGAGTGGTTAGATTCTGAATTTACTATTCCTGACTTAGACCTCACAGCTAAAATAAGTAAGACTGAAATACTTAAAAGAAATACTGAAATACTCCATCGCTCGATTTTGCAGAAAAATCTACTAGATCGAAAAGACGAGAAGTGTCTAAATCACGAATTGCTTCAACGTTTTAAGGTAATTTTAATTAGCCTCTCTTGTCATCTTCCTCTCGATTCAAGTCGATTTGAAGAATTTTGCACCTCTACTGCAAAACTGTATGTCTCGCTCTATTCGTGGTACCCTATGTCTCAAACGGTTCACAAAATTCTTATTCATAGcggagaaataataaaaaacagcatcTTACCGGTAGATATGCTCGGAGAAGAAGCATCTGAAGCGAGAAATAAGGACTACAAAAAATTTAGACTCCAGCATAGTAGAAAGCATAGTAGGATGGCAAATTTGGAAGACTTGTTTTGTAGAGCCATAGACACTTCTGATCCTCTTTTATCGAGTTTACGTTTAAAAGAACGCCTTCAACAAAAAGTTCAATTATCTCTTCCTAAAGAAGTGCAACTTTTATTGAAAGAGGTTGAAGTAGATTCTAATCAATCAGGAAGTACCAATTACGTACAG ATGACATAG